From the Bdellovibrio reynosensis genome, one window contains:
- a CDS encoding carboxymuconolactone decarboxylase family protein — protein MKKWILLVICSIAFSAYAAEKVKVSAEQTQVYDDIKQTLGMVPTFMKEYPAEGIAGAWEEFKGIQLSPNTALDGKTKELIGLAVSSQIPCRYCIYFHKKALAFHGAKPEDIRLAIAIAGFTRKWSANLYGNLYDAEVFRKDIDRMVAATAKMPQQTEVKEPVQVTDAQSAYKEIEKTFGFVPAFLRNYPEAGIAGAWKNFRDMNANPNTSLSPKTKDLISLAVSSQIPCDYCTYADTRFATANGASPQEIKEAVALAGIVRNWSTVLNGVRQDEKAFENEVNQIFKYLDKSKAMPPKKVSQSK, from the coding sequence ATGAAAAAATGGATCCTGTTAGTGATCTGCAGTATCGCCTTTAGCGCCTATGCCGCAGAAAAAGTAAAAGTATCAGCAGAGCAAACTCAAGTTTACGATGATATCAAACAAACTTTAGGAATGGTTCCCACTTTCATGAAAGAATATCCTGCAGAAGGTATCGCCGGAGCCTGGGAAGAGTTTAAGGGCATTCAATTAAGTCCAAACACAGCCCTTGATGGAAAAACAAAGGAACTTATTGGCCTTGCAGTGTCTTCGCAAATTCCTTGTCGTTACTGTATTTACTTCCATAAAAAAGCATTGGCATTTCACGGCGCAAAACCGGAAGACATTCGTTTAGCCATCGCTATTGCGGGCTTCACCAGAAAGTGGAGCGCAAATCTTTACGGTAATCTTTACGATGCAGAAGTCTTTAGAAAAGACATCGATCGTATGGTTGCAGCTACGGCCAAAATGCCTCAGCAAACGGAAGTCAAAGAGCCTGTTCAAGTGACTGACGCGCAAAGTGCTTACAAAGAAATCGAAAAGACTTTTGGTTTTGTTCCGGCCTTCTTAAGAAATTATCCCGAAGCTGGAATTGCAGGAGCATGGAAAAACTTTAGGGACATGAATGCGAATCCGAACACGTCTTTGTCGCCTAAAACGAAGGATCTTATTAGCCTAGCTGTTTCAAGTCAGATTCCTTGTGATTATTGCACCTATGCTGACACGCGCTTTGCAACAGCAAATGGTGCAAGTCCCCAAGAAATTAAAGAGGCTGTTGCCTTAGCAGGTATTGTGCGTAACTGGAGCACAGTGCTTAACGGTGTTCGGCAGGATGAAAAAGCATTTGAAAATGAAGTAAATCAAATTTTTAAATACTTAGATAAATCAAAAGCAATGCCGCCAAAAAAAGTGTCTCAAAGTAAATAA
- a CDS encoding zinc-dependent alcohol dehydrogenase: MLAMTYRGPYKIRLDHKPMPDIEHPNDAIIRVTRAAICGSDVHIFHGLVPDTRVGSTFGHEFTGVVEAVGSSVQNLKVGDHVLVPFNIACGACFYCTKQLFGNCDNTNPNSTVGSGIYGYSHTTGGYDGGQAEYVRVPFADVGPMKIPPDFNLEDALLLTDVVPTGYQAAEMGEIKEGDTVVVFGAGPVGIMAARSAWLFGAGRVIVVDYLEYRLEFVKNYAKCEVVNFREHKDIVQYLKRMTDDLGPDVCIDAVGCEAKGLKWQEISGIKMKMQAGSATAIMWAIDSVRKNGVVSIVGVYGPPFNTVPIGTALNKGLTLRMNQANVKRYLPHLIEHVRAGNLDPKAIITHRVPLEGVVDAYHMFDNKEDDCIKCILIPPSERH; this comes from the coding sequence ATGTTGGCAATGACCTATCGGGGACCCTATAAAATCCGCCTTGATCATAAACCGATGCCTGATATTGAACATCCCAATGACGCCATCATAAGAGTCACCCGCGCTGCCATTTGTGGCTCTGACGTTCATATTTTCCATGGTCTTGTGCCAGACACCAGAGTTGGATCTACGTTTGGTCATGAGTTCACAGGGGTGGTCGAGGCTGTTGGATCTTCAGTGCAAAACTTAAAAGTCGGCGATCATGTACTAGTTCCGTTTAACATTGCCTGCGGAGCTTGCTTTTACTGTACAAAACAGCTTTTCGGAAATTGCGACAACACCAATCCTAACTCGACGGTAGGTTCCGGAATTTATGGCTATTCGCACACCACGGGGGGATATGATGGTGGCCAAGCAGAGTATGTGCGAGTGCCTTTCGCTGATGTGGGACCAATGAAGATTCCACCTGATTTCAACTTAGAGGACGCGCTGTTACTGACCGACGTAGTTCCAACGGGTTATCAAGCAGCCGAAATGGGTGAAATTAAAGAAGGCGATACGGTTGTTGTTTTTGGTGCAGGTCCGGTTGGAATTATGGCAGCAAGATCTGCGTGGCTGTTCGGTGCAGGGCGAGTGATTGTGGTTGATTATTTGGAATATCGACTTGAGTTCGTAAAAAACTACGCAAAATGCGAGGTTGTAAATTTCAGAGAGCACAAAGACATCGTCCAATATCTGAAAAGGATGACTGATGATTTAGGTCCTGATGTTTGTATCGACGCTGTCGGTTGCGAGGCGAAAGGTTTGAAGTGGCAGGAAATTTCTGGGATCAAAATGAAAATGCAAGCCGGATCTGCGACAGCTATTATGTGGGCCATTGATTCTGTAAGAAAAAACGGGGTTGTATCTATAGTTGGGGTTTATGGCCCGCCATTTAATACAGTCCCTATCGGTACAGCCTTAAATAAAGGCCTTACGTTAAGAATGAATCAAGCAAACGTAAAAAGATATTTGCCGCACTTGATTGAACATGTTCGCGCTGGAAACTTAGACCCTAAAGCGATCATCACTCATCGTGTTCCACTTGAAGGAGTCGTCGATGCGTATCACATGTTTGATAATAAGGAAGATGATTGCATTAAGTGTATTTTAATTCCACCAAGCGAAAGACACTAG
- a CDS encoding uracil-DNA glycosylase family protein, which translates to MTVLKKLKAIQKGIASCKECPQMCGTPVHGPAIESSVMLIGQAPGVHESTFGKPFAYTAGKTLFKWFYEGTGIDEETFRTKIYIAAVARCFPGKAGKGDREPSAAEIANCRNHLQKEVEVLKPKLVIAVGRVAITEVLGAKDFPKSKTLGDVVGKKLKGLFHGQAVDVICLPHPSGVSTWPHSVEGKKKLKKAFSLLGSHPDWQERVQ; encoded by the coding sequence ATGACTGTACTTAAAAAACTAAAAGCCATCCAGAAAGGCATTGCTAGTTGCAAAGAGTGCCCGCAGATGTGCGGTACACCCGTGCATGGGCCAGCCATTGAAAGTTCCGTAATGCTTATTGGTCAGGCCCCAGGAGTTCATGAAAGTACTTTTGGAAAGCCCTTTGCCTATACTGCCGGTAAAACACTTTTTAAATGGTTTTATGAGGGCACTGGCATTGACGAAGAGACATTTCGTACAAAGATTTACATTGCGGCCGTGGCGCGCTGTTTTCCTGGAAAGGCGGGGAAGGGTGACAGAGAGCCCAGCGCCGCTGAAATTGCGAATTGCCGAAATCATCTGCAAAAGGAGGTAGAGGTGTTAAAACCAAAACTTGTGATTGCAGTGGGACGCGTGGCGATCACGGAAGTCTTGGGCGCAAAAGATTTTCCTAAATCGAAAACTTTAGGGGACGTCGTCGGCAAAAAGTTGAAGGGACTGTTTCATGGCCAAGCAGTGGATGTGATTTGCTTACCTCATCCCAGCGGAGTTTCAACTTGGCCCCACAGTGTGGAAGGAAAAAAGAAACTCAAAAAAGCATTTAGCCTTTTAGGATCCCATCCTGATTGGCAAGAAAGGGTTCAGTGA
- a CDS encoding TIGR02285 family protein: MHFASIVFLFLNIWVCISSFAKGEARTLTWIRWNDPPIFIFEAPFKGQGVLDVVERELIAALPQYRHKHLEANVPRVLKEAEEKSPICNAGWLDTPEWAKLFYFSKPVFLIPANGVLLKQSKLREVKGLKSLQDFLDKKSHWLLGVGRLYGEGIDEVLFKNDYKKNKKILPVASSLLVHRMLNTNRVQYTLGYPFEAKYYDELFGNTKDRVVHVPLSDNKPFVEVVVACPKTEWGKQVIKDVNKALTNLSLLKRLEKGVARWHSQEDQKRLEPELVKFYQRNYPGL, from the coding sequence ATGCATTTTGCATCGATCGTTTTTTTATTTTTAAATATTTGGGTGTGTATAAGCAGCTTTGCAAAAGGTGAAGCGAGAACGCTTACATGGATTCGTTGGAATGATCCTCCGATTTTTATTTTTGAAGCTCCATTTAAAGGCCAAGGGGTTTTAGATGTTGTGGAAAGGGAACTTATCGCGGCTTTACCGCAGTACCGACATAAACATTTAGAAGCCAATGTCCCCCGTGTTTTGAAAGAAGCAGAAGAAAAGTCGCCCATATGCAATGCGGGGTGGTTAGATACCCCGGAGTGGGCTAAGCTTTTTTATTTTTCTAAACCCGTTTTTTTGATTCCTGCAAATGGTGTGCTTTTAAAACAAAGCAAACTGCGTGAAGTGAAGGGACTTAAAAGTCTTCAAGATTTTTTAGATAAAAAAAGTCATTGGCTTTTAGGCGTTGGTCGTCTTTATGGTGAAGGTATTGATGAAGTTCTTTTTAAGAATGACTATAAAAAGAATAAAAAAATCCTGCCGGTGGCTTCAAGCCTGTTAGTTCATCGCATGCTGAACACGAATCGTGTGCAGTACACGCTTGGTTATCCTTTTGAAGCGAAATACTATGATGAGCTTTTTGGAAACACCAAGGATCGCGTCGTGCATGTTCCGTTAAGCGATAACAAACCTTTCGTAGAAGTTGTCGTAGCTTGCCCTAAAACGGAGTGGGGTAAACAAGTCATAAAAGATGTGAACAAAGCCTTAACCAACCTTTCTCTATTAAAGCGTCTAGAAAAAGGAGTTGCTCGGTGGCATTCGCAAGAGGACCAAAAACGTTTGGAGCCAGAACTAGTAAAGTTCTATCAACGAAATTATCCAGGCTTATAA
- a CDS encoding DUF3750 domain-containing protein, which translates to MKKAMLVSIMVFFKSIFSWADDWRTADRSSIGIAPTPQSETRAMVQVYSARTYGWKGNLAVHSWLAVKQKNAKQYDVYEVMGYYANHGMKVVRLTHRQPDQKWFGNEPTLHFDLRGEEAEKMIPHVVKAIESYPYPDSYRIWPGPNSNTFVSHVMRNTPGLYASLPPHAVGKDWIGTGQPVGFSESGTGVQLSLFGLLGATVGLEEGIELNLLGMSFGVDFANPAIKLPFLGRLGMKDKALFQKDFTVPEITEGQKLSKEGSL; encoded by the coding sequence GTGAAAAAAGCCATGCTTGTTTCTATTATGGTATTTTTTAAATCAATTTTTTCTTGGGCTGATGATTGGCGTACAGCGGATCGCAGTTCTATTGGTATAGCTCCGACTCCGCAGTCAGAAACTAGAGCCATGGTGCAGGTCTATTCTGCACGCACCTATGGATGGAAGGGAAATCTTGCTGTCCATTCCTGGCTTGCTGTGAAACAGAAAAATGCCAAGCAGTACGATGTGTATGAGGTGATGGGCTATTACGCTAATCATGGAATGAAAGTCGTGCGCTTAACCCATCGTCAACCTGATCAAAAATGGTTTGGTAATGAGCCGACATTGCATTTTGATTTGCGCGGTGAAGAAGCTGAAAAGATGATTCCCCATGTGGTGAAAGCTATTGAGTCTTATCCCTATCCCGATTCTTATCGAATTTGGCCTGGGCCAAATAGTAACACCTTTGTTTCCCATGTGATGCGCAATACTCCGGGCTTGTATGCAAGCTTGCCTCCCCATGCTGTTGGTAAAGATTGGATCGGCACGGGGCAGCCTGTTGGGTTTTCTGAATCCGGCACGGGCGTACAACTTTCTTTGTTTGGCTTGTTGGGTGCCACGGTCGGATTAGAAGAAGGAATTGAGCTAAATCTTTTAGGCATGAGTTTCGGTGTTGATTTCGCAAATCCTGCGATCAAACTTCCATTTCTTGGAAGATTAGGAATGAAGGACAAAGCTTTATTTCAAAAAGATTTTACCGTCCCAGAAATCACTGAAGGACAGAAGTTATCCAAGGAAGGATCGTTATGA
- a CDS encoding HutD/Ves family protein, with product MSWKNGLGSTAQIDIYPASAVFPQDFLWRISSATVEASSPFSNFPGYDRLLSVWKGAGLFLNGEKLGQSHILAFPGERVIESELVTDTVVDLGIIFNRAKVIAHMSFQKIQDEEFHFDCAETANYFFCCEGSIKVQGFGEAVLLKQGDTLKVDAKESIKLSSAFKAAFYRFQIQIL from the coding sequence ATGTCCTGGAAAAACGGACTGGGCTCTACCGCCCAAATTGATATTTATCCCGCATCAGCCGTTTTCCCTCAGGATTTTTTATGGCGCATCAGTTCTGCCACGGTGGAAGCGTCATCGCCCTTTTCAAATTTTCCTGGTTATGATCGTTTGTTAAGTGTTTGGAAAGGAGCGGGACTGTTTCTTAATGGCGAAAAACTTGGGCAAAGTCATATTCTAGCATTTCCTGGCGAGCGAGTGATCGAATCAGAACTTGTCACCGACACAGTTGTCGACCTGGGAATTATTTTTAACCGCGCAAAGGTAATTGCTCATATGAGTTTTCAAAAAATACAAGATGAAGAGTTTCACTTTGATTGTGCTGAGACAGCGAACTACTTTTTCTGCTGTGAGGGATCTATCAAGGTTCAAGGATTTGGCGAAGCTGTCTTATTGAAACAAGGCGACACATTAAAGGTTGATGCTAAGGAAAGTATAAAGCTAAGTAGCGCTTTCAAAGCGGCCTTCTATCGTTTTCAGATACAGATACTGTAA
- a CDS encoding RCC1 domain-containing protein, whose translation MTGTYLHILKSVFLLLTLHLLAGCTLDIAIFKKDLEQPSLLSPVTIDLSNKVSDFPTSVPESYPYYGEMDLSGIPSGATLSLADNTCTGLSIAQDGMLSGDIDLLDGANCEYKIQATYGSVTALSPVVSLTIGPSLTMTFAQADYVLKSSATAQTATLNLSAAAPFDTYVKYSSYSSSSNPIPLEDLNAEGRIFIPAGATSVNVALKIPTGTTLSSKDLQVLQLNNGMSLLKAALNFSIVPGNPAIAKSYDVVQAGAKHVCAISSGKLYCWGNNDYGQLGLGHSDPQTSPTRVGTSTTWQSLALGGEHTCGINAGELFCWGRDSSQALGNGPGNTPSTVPQKVGSSNTWQSISAGMFFTCGINAGEMYCWGDSQFYQLGLGNNLPQNVPTKVGASTTWTSIGVGSSHSCGIDAGKLFCWGRDNRGQQGNGAPTANVQTPAQIGASTTWEEVKGGGDHTCGINAGQLYCWGDDMYAQQGNGAGDVSTTTPQLIDAGTDWEKLTSRQSYSCAISNGELHCWGTIYFGDEVESVTQVGTSAQWSAITTGDYFACGLDAGKMYCWTTDDDTGRRDLGLYSPEEIGRVNTPHQASDATGWTHVTGALGFACGIKNGELYCWGENVDGQLGINDPALVKKYVPQRVGNGSTWTDVAGGVFASCGIKSGGLYCWGDDQNGELGNGAGSTAKVLVPERIGASTQWQEIAAGPVSFCGIDGGKLFCWGNNVDTPQQVGTSTTWQSLGMGAGHNCGIDGGKLFCWGMGGDGQLGDGLGQDSATPVQVGTSTTWTAIAAGYMHTCGINSGKLFCWGQDTVGAVGNGAGSGNVLTPQQIGISTSWQSLGITVFSEHSCAVNGGKLFCWGYNYSGQVGDGTYIDSESPVQIGSSDKWTKLGEGDSHTCGINEGRLHCWGDNWYGQIAVPNPPSLTGVDYSSPILVGTVKE comes from the coding sequence ATGACGGGCACATACTTGCACATTCTTAAATCTGTCTTCCTTCTGCTAACACTGCATCTTCTTGCAGGATGTACTCTGGACATTGCCATTTTTAAGAAAGATTTAGAACAGCCAAGTCTGTTATCTCCGGTTACCATCGATCTTTCAAATAAAGTTTCAGACTTTCCAACTTCGGTTCCTGAGTCTTACCCGTACTATGGCGAAATGGATCTTTCTGGGATTCCTTCGGGGGCAACTCTTTCTTTAGCGGATAATACTTGTACAGGACTTAGTATCGCACAAGACGGAATGTTGTCCGGTGATATTGATTTATTAGATGGTGCAAATTGTGAATATAAAATTCAAGCGACGTACGGTTCAGTGACGGCGCTTTCGCCAGTAGTGTCTTTGACAATTGGACCAAGTCTTACAATGACTTTTGCTCAAGCCGATTATGTCTTAAAAAGTTCTGCTACAGCGCAAACAGCAACTTTAAATCTATCAGCAGCAGCGCCGTTTGATACGTACGTCAAGTATTCTTCGTATTCATCTTCCAGCAATCCTATTCCACTTGAAGACCTCAATGCTGAAGGACGAATTTTTATTCCTGCCGGTGCAACATCTGTAAATGTAGCCTTAAAAATTCCGACCGGCACGACTCTTTCAAGTAAAGACTTACAGGTACTACAACTTAATAATGGAATGTCTCTTTTAAAAGCTGCTCTGAATTTTTCGATAGTTCCGGGAAATCCAGCTATCGCGAAATCATACGATGTTGTACAGGCAGGAGCTAAACACGTCTGCGCGATCAGCAGCGGAAAGCTTTATTGCTGGGGCAATAACGATTATGGCCAGTTAGGGTTGGGGCATTCGGATCCGCAAACAAGTCCTACGCGAGTTGGCACTTCCACCACGTGGCAATCCCTTGCATTAGGTGGTGAGCATACTTGTGGAATTAACGCCGGCGAACTTTTTTGTTGGGGTCGAGATTCCAGTCAGGCACTTGGAAATGGCCCTGGAAATACACCGTCAACAGTTCCGCAAAAAGTAGGTTCTTCAAACACTTGGCAAAGTATCTCTGCAGGGATGTTTTTCACTTGTGGAATCAATGCTGGAGAAATGTATTGCTGGGGTGACAGTCAATTCTATCAACTTGGACTAGGGAATAACCTTCCACAAAATGTTCCGACGAAGGTGGGCGCTAGCACGACCTGGACTTCAATTGGTGTTGGATCCTCTCATAGTTGTGGGATTGATGCCGGAAAGCTATTTTGCTGGGGGCGCGACAACCGCGGTCAGCAAGGTAACGGCGCGCCAACAGCGAACGTGCAAACTCCAGCGCAAATCGGTGCTTCAACAACTTGGGAAGAGGTCAAGGGTGGCGGAGATCACACTTGTGGTATCAACGCTGGCCAACTTTATTGCTGGGGCGATGACATGTATGCCCAGCAAGGAAACGGAGCCGGCGACGTGAGCACTACAACGCCGCAATTGATCGATGCTGGGACTGACTGGGAAAAGCTGACGTCTCGACAAAGTTATTCATGTGCTATTTCTAACGGTGAACTGCACTGCTGGGGAACTATATATTTCGGTGACGAGGTTGAATCAGTGACCCAAGTCGGAACTTCAGCGCAGTGGAGTGCTATTACTACCGGAGACTATTTTGCTTGCGGTTTAGATGCGGGAAAAATGTACTGCTGGACAACAGACGATGACACCGGCAGAAGAGATTTAGGCTTATATAGTCCCGAAGAAATTGGCAGAGTAAACACTCCTCATCAAGCCAGTGATGCCACAGGGTGGACCCATGTGACCGGAGCATTAGGTTTTGCCTGTGGAATTAAAAACGGCGAACTTTACTGCTGGGGCGAGAACGTTGATGGACAACTTGGAATTAACGATCCTGCCCTAGTTAAAAAGTATGTTCCGCAAAGGGTTGGTAACGGAAGCACTTGGACCGACGTTGCTGGCGGCGTTTTCGCTTCCTGCGGAATTAAATCTGGCGGGTTGTACTGTTGGGGTGATGATCAGAATGGTGAACTTGGAAATGGTGCAGGTTCAACTGCAAAGGTTTTAGTTCCTGAACGAATCGGTGCATCGACTCAATGGCAAGAAATTGCTGCAGGCCCAGTTTCCTTCTGTGGAATTGATGGCGGCAAATTATTTTGCTGGGGTAATAATGTTGATACTCCTCAACAAGTGGGAACATCAACAACGTGGCAATCATTGGGCATGGGTGCTGGGCATAACTGTGGTATTGATGGCGGGAAATTATTCTGTTGGGGCATGGGCGGGGATGGACAGCTCGGCGATGGCTTAGGTCAAGACTCTGCTACACCTGTGCAAGTGGGTACTTCGACAACATGGACCGCGATTGCAGCAGGTTACATGCATACTTGTGGTATCAATTCAGGAAAATTATTTTGCTGGGGTCAGGACACTGTGGGTGCTGTTGGAAACGGAGCCGGGTCTGGGAATGTTCTTACTCCGCAGCAGATTGGTATTTCGACGTCTTGGCAGTCTTTAGGTATCACTGTTTTTTCAGAACACTCTTGCGCTGTGAATGGCGGTAAACTTTTTTGCTGGGGCTATAATTATTCCGGCCAAGTTGGCGACGGTACTTACATTGATAGTGAGTCGCCAGTTCAAATAGGCAGTTCAGACAAGTGGACTAAATTGGGTGAAGGCGACAGCCATACCTGCGGAATTAACGAAGGTCGCCTGCACTGCTGGGGCGACAACTGGTACGGGCAAATTGCTGTGCCTAATCCACCTTCGCTTACAGGTGTTGACTATAGTTCACCGATTTTAGTGGGGACTGTGAAAGAATAA
- a CDS encoding RNA recognition motif domain-containing protein — MGKKIYVGNLSYSCDDQYLADIFGEFGTVESARIVMDRDSGRSKGFGFVEMSSDEEASAAIEKLNGTDQQGRNINVSEAKPMAPRENRGGGFGGGGNRGGGNRGGGFGGGRPRY, encoded by the coding sequence ATGGGCAAAAAAATTTACGTTGGAAATCTATCATATTCATGTGACGACCAATACTTAGCAGATATCTTTGGTGAGTTTGGAACTGTTGAATCAGCTCGCATCGTTATGGATCGCGATTCTGGTCGTTCAAAAGGTTTCGGTTTCGTAGAAATGTCTTCTGACGAAGAAGCTTCTGCAGCTATCGAAAAATTAAACGGTACAGACCAACAAGGTCGTAACATCAACGTTTCTGAAGCTAAACCAATGGCTCCTCGTGAGAACCGTGGTGGTGGCTTCGGTGGCGGCGGCAACCGTGGCGGTGGAAACCGTGGCGGCGGCTTCGGCGGCGGACGTCCTCGTTACTAA
- a CDS encoding 3D domain-containing protein gives MTNAKNSVHTVKVATKLVTKTILASVFVIVAEAGIAPLCSSSTATTSVYFIPHVKDYCQSSQPCAAFRREVRMQGSGILPGNRLLTYNNKTISMGNCETAFGASNQCLIPYISVAADPKYYSMGDIIEMPSLKGKVMTLPNGKSFVHPGYLIVHDKGGAIKGPNRFDLFTGTMGMHDERNSFGTNADVNTIMADVSDCSDRKNFWVTRRGSEQNEMKMAVIHEALEGTSSNSSMQIAMVANSTSGVR, from the coding sequence ATGACAAACGCAAAGAACTCAGTACATACAGTGAAAGTCGCAACTAAACTTGTTACGAAAACTATTCTAGCAAGTGTTTTCGTCATCGTTGCGGAAGCGGGGATCGCACCACTGTGCTCAAGTAGCACAGCAACGACTTCTGTTTATTTCATCCCGCATGTGAAGGACTACTGTCAGTCTTCGCAACCTTGCGCAGCTTTCCGTCGTGAGGTTCGTATGCAGGGTTCAGGGATCCTTCCGGGGAATCGTCTGTTAACTTATAATAATAAAACGATTTCGATGGGAAATTGTGAAACTGCTTTTGGGGCTTCAAACCAATGTTTGATTCCCTATATCTCTGTAGCTGCTGATCCAAAGTACTATAGCATGGGCGACATTATCGAAATGCCATCACTGAAAGGTAAAGTTATGACTTTACCAAACGGTAAATCCTTTGTTCATCCAGGCTATCTGATTGTGCATGACAAAGGTGGAGCTATTAAAGGTCCAAATCGTTTTGATCTTTTCACTGGCACAATGGGCATGCATGATGAAAGAAATTCGTTTGGTACAAATGCAGATGTTAATACTATCATGGCCGACGTAAGTGATTGTTCTGATCGCAAAAACTTCTGGGTTACTCGCCGTGGTTCAGAACAAAATGAAATGAAAATGGCAGTGATTCACGAAGCGCTTGAAGGTACAAGTTCAAACTCTTCGATGCAAATTGCGATGGTTGCAAATTCAACATCAGGAGTGAGATAG
- a CDS encoding TCR/Tet family MFS transporter — protein MKNSKAGLIFIFITVTLDMIGIGLVIPSLPDIMRRFVSSETSVSSYFGYFISLYALMQFLASPLLGALSDRFGRRSVLLVSLLVAGFDYLLMAFAPNLWILFAGRILAGLTGANITVAMAYIADVSDDKNRAANFGMIGAAFGLGFIIGPAIGGLLGHYGPHYPFLMAAGMNLLNFLFGLFILPESLPQEKRRQVDISKINPLSSLKKVFDAKHILAFLIIYFLFSLAGQTHPSIWTLYTEKRFNWSTAEVGFSLAVVGLLSAVAQGWLTRVIIPWIGEYKSVAYGSLGYAVAFALFGLANEGWMMYVVLIFSSVFWVATPALQSLISHKTPPHEQGELQGTLVSLASLAAIITPIVTTKLFAMFTAQRTDVYLPGAPYFFAAIVSVVCWLILLRKKEA, from the coding sequence ATGAAAAATTCTAAAGCAGGCCTTATATTCATTTTTATCACTGTCACCTTGGATATGATCGGTATCGGCCTAGTCATTCCTTCCCTACCCGACATCATGCGACGCTTTGTAAGTTCAGAAACTTCGGTGTCTTCTTATTTTGGTTATTTCATTTCCTTATACGCGTTGATGCAGTTTTTAGCTTCCCCGCTATTGGGTGCGCTGTCTGATCGCTTCGGGCGTCGATCAGTGTTGTTAGTAAGTTTGTTGGTGGCCGGTTTTGATTATCTGTTAATGGCCTTTGCACCAAATCTTTGGATTCTTTTTGCAGGTCGAATTCTTGCGGGCTTAACGGGTGCGAATATCACAGTGGCAATGGCTTATATTGCTGACGTCAGTGATGATAAAAATCGCGCGGCAAACTTTGGGATGATTGGCGCTGCCTTCGGTTTGGGATTTATTATAGGTCCTGCAATTGGTGGCCTGCTTGGTCACTATGGCCCGCACTATCCATTCTTGATGGCGGCAGGAATGAACTTGCTGAATTTCTTATTTGGATTATTTATTTTGCCTGAATCATTGCCGCAGGAAAAACGTCGCCAGGTCGACATCAGCAAAATCAACCCGCTAAGTTCACTTAAAAAAGTTTTTGATGCGAAACACATTCTGGCATTTCTAATTATCTATTTCTTGTTCTCGCTGGCTGGGCAGACGCATCCATCGATTTGGACTTTGTATACTGAGAAAAGATTCAACTGGTCGACGGCAGAGGTTGGTTTTTCTTTGGCGGTTGTGGGCTTACTAAGTGCCGTAGCGCAAGGATGGCTGACTCGAGTCATTATTCCGTGGATTGGTGAATATAAATCCGTCGCTTACGGATCTTTGGGTTATGCCGTTGCTTTTGCACTGTTCGGTTTAGCAAATGAGGGCTGGATGATGTATGTCGTTCTAATTTTCTCTTCGGTATTTTGGGTGGCCACGCCGGCTTTGCAGTCTTTAATCAGTCACAAAACTCCGCCCCATGAACAAGGCGAGCTGCAAGGAACACTTGTAAGTCTTGCAAGTTTAGCTGCGATCATCACTCCGATCGTGACGACAAAACTGTTTGCGATGTTTACTGCGCAAAGGACTGATGTGTACCTGCCTGGTGCTCCATACTTTTTTGCAGCCATCGTCAGCGTCGTCTGTTGGTTGATTCTTTTAAGAAAAAAAGAAGCGTAA
- a CDS encoding DUF488 domain-containing protein, giving the protein MTIYTVGYEGCDIDQFLEGLKKNKVSYIIDIRKNPVSRKKGFSKSRLRERLEEKGIGYIHYGTLGTPNAWRKEEKAKLITRNQMFGKFVDEIIPKTQKELQEVVELVKQTDRAALLCYEADASDCHRHFVAEELRNKTKMKVIDLDVLPEGSDLGMFGKPLKKAKKAS; this is encoded by the coding sequence ATGACTATTTATACGGTCGGCTATGAAGGCTGTGACATTGATCAATTTTTAGAGGGTTTAAAGAAAAACAAAGTTAGCTATATTATTGATATTCGCAAGAATCCAGTCAGTCGCAAAAAAGGTTTTTCAAAGTCTCGCCTGCGCGAGCGTCTTGAGGAAAAAGGCATCGGGTATATTCACTATGGCACTTTAGGAACACCCAATGCCTGGCGAAAGGAAGAAAAAGCAAAACTGATCACTCGCAATCAGATGTTTGGAAAGTTTGTTGATGAAATCATTCCAAAAACGCAAAAAGAATTGCAGGAAGTGGTAGAGCTTGTAAAACAAACTGATCGTGCGGCCTTGTTGTGTTATGAAGCTGATGCTTCGGATTGCCATAGACATTTTGTGGCTGAAGAGCTTCGTAATAAAACCAAAATGAAGGTCATTGACTTAGATGTGTTGCCTGAAGGTTCCGATCTAGGAATGTTTGGAAAGCCTTTAAAGAAGGCCAAGAAAGCATCATAA